One region of Polyodon spathula isolate WHYD16114869_AA chromosome 25, ASM1765450v1, whole genome shotgun sequence genomic DNA includes:
- the LOC121299624 gene encoding CD209 antigen-like protein E gives MDYVNISESKKKCIRVLAITSELERQLGEVKREYSHLLGECSTLQRIHRNLTGQYLLKDKCLHKQKFCTGGICEFCSTNWVRFNGKCYFFSTDTMSWYSSRDDCKLLGGSLVIIESTEEQDFLSKRMKRVAGTAWDYYWIGLYSVNSGEQWRWVDRTVLQEG, from the exons ATGGATTACGTGAATATATCAGAGAGCAAGAAGAAATGCATACGAGTCCTTGCAATTACTTCTGAACTTGAGAGGCAATTGGGAGAAGTGAAAAGGGAGTATTCCCACTTGCTGGGAGAATGTTCTACATTACAGAGGATCCACCGCAACTTGACGGGCCAGTACCTTCTGAAAGACAAATGCCTTCACAAACAGAAATTTTGCACTG GAGGGATCTGTGAATTTTGTTCTACGAACTGGGTCCGATTCAATGGCAAGTGCTACTTCTTTTCAACTGATACCATGAGCTGGTATTCCAGTCGCGATGACTGTAAATTACTGGGGGGGAGCCTGGTGATTATAGAGAGCACAGAGGAACAG GATTTCCTATCGAAGAGGATGAAGCGCGTGGCAGGTACTGCATGGGATTACTATTGGATTGGACTTTACTCTGTTAATTCTGGAGAACAGTGGCGCTGGGTAGATAGAACAGTTCTACAAGAAGGGTGA